A part of Antennarius striatus isolate MH-2024 chromosome 21, ASM4005453v1, whole genome shotgun sequence genomic DNA contains:
- the psme3 gene encoding proteasome activator complex subunit 3 yields MSSLLKVDNEIKTKVDAFRERITSEAEDLVANFFPKKLLELDHFLKDPIINITELKEIHSDINLTVPDPILLSNLHDGLEGQNAKKRKLEDGAEQDMVTGTKVFVMPGGMMKSNGNLVDLIEKVKPEIRTLIEKCNTVKMWVQLLIPRIEDGNNFGVSIQEETVAELRTVEGEAASYLDQISRYYITRAKLVSKIAKYPHVEDYRRTVTEIDEKEYISLKIIVSELRNQYVTLHDMILKNIEKIKRPRSSNTDALY; encoded by the exons ATGTCTTCACTCCTCAAGGTGGACAATGAAATTAAAACCAAG GTTGATGCTTTCAGAGAACGAATAACTTCAGAA GCAGAAGACTTAGTTGCCAATTTTTTCCCAAAGAAGTTGCTGGAACTTGATCACTTCCTAAAG gatCCAATCATAAATATCACTGAACTGAAGGAGATACACTCGGACATAAACCTGACGGTGCCGGACCCCATCCTGCTCTCGAACCTGCACGATGGACTAGAAGGG CAAAATGCTAaaaagaggaagctggaggatgGAGCAGAGCAGGATATGG TGACTGGCACCAAGGTCTTTGTCATGCCTGGTGGGATGATGAAAAGCAATGGAAACCTTGTTGATCTTATTGAAAAGGTCAAACCAGAGATCAGGACACTCATAGAGAAATGTAACACA GTCAAAATGTGGGTTCAGCTGCTCATTCCCAGGATAGAGGATGGAAATAACTTCGGAGTGTCCATCCAGGAGGAGACTGTAGCTGAACTCAGGACGGTTGAAGGGGAGGCAGCATCTTACCTCGATCAGATATCAAG ATATTACATCACAAGGGCAAAGCTGGTTTCCAAAATAGCAAAATATCCACATGTG GAGGACTATCGGCGCACAGTAACAGAAATCGACGAGAAGGAATACATCAGTCTGAAGATCATTGTTTCGGAGCTCCGAAATCAATAC GTAACGTTACACGACATGATCCTGAAGAACATTGAGAAAATCAAGAGGCCACGAAGCAGTAATACCGACGCATTGTACTGA
- the g6pc1a.1 gene encoding glucose-6-phosphatase a, catalytic subunit, tandem duplicate 1 has translation MDLLHGWGVEVLVYLQKNYSWCEDFFGLATTVGDLRFTFFYFFPVWFFLRRETALRLVWVAVIGDWLNMILKWVLFGERPYWWVHETSYYGEGPLPVLEQFPITCETGPGSPSGHAMAVAGVWYVMVTSMLSIAAEKNCHPLLYKLLQVGLWTLMGLMELVVGMSRLYILAHFPHQVIAGAIIGLLVAVVVSREKGIYNASLQKYIFTIVFLTAFAFCFDLLLRAIGLDMLWSMAKAQKWCVRQDWVHLDSMPFSSFVRNMGAMFGLGLGLHSPLYTGNRMKKTGTSFKLGCIIFSLILLQLLDFWTFSAGNHMKITFYFLSFSKNAVAVLIPTFLVPWALCRIFKGKREHKKL, from the exons ATGGATCTTCTCCACGGGTGGGGGGTTGAAGTACTGGTTTATTTGCAGAAGAATTACAGCTGGTGTGAGGATTTTTTTGGTCTGGCGACCACAGTGGGCGATCTTCGCTTCACGTTCTTTTACTTCTTCCCGGTATGGTTCTTCCTGAGGAGGGAGACGGCGCTCAGGCTCGTCTGGGTGGCGGTCATAGGAGATTGGCTCAACATGATCCTAAAATG GGTTCTGTTTGGGGAGAGACCATACTGGTGGGTTCATGAGACCAGCTATTATGGTGAAGGACCGCTCCCGGTTCTGGAGCAGTTTCCCATCACATGTGAGACCGGACCAG GAAGCCCGTCGGGTCACGCTATGGCTGTAGCTGGGGTCTGGTATGTGATGGTCACGTCGATGCTCTCTATTGCAGCAGAGAAGAATTGCCACCCTCTACTGTACAA ACTCCTGCAGGTCGGCCTGTGGACGCTGATGGGCCTGATGGAGTTGGTTGTCGGAATGTCCAGGCTCTACATCCTTGCACACTTCCCTCATCAGGTCATTGCTGGAGCAATTATAG GTCTACTCGTTGCGGTGGTTGTCTCAAGGGAGAAAGGGATCTACAACGCTAGccttcaaaaatatattttcacaatCGTCTTCTTGACTGCTTTCGCGTTTTGCTTCGACCTCCTGCTCAGAGCTATCGGCCTGGACATGTTGTGGTCAATGGCCAAAGCCCAGAAGTGGTGCGTGAGACAGGATTGGGTCCATTTAGACTCCATGCCCTTCTCCAGCTTTGTGCGTAACATGGGCGCCATGTTTGGCCTCGGCCTGGGTCTGCACTCGCCCCTCTACACTGGGAACAGGATGAAGAAAACGGGCACCAGTTTCAAGCTGGGATGTATTATTTTCTCCTTGATTCTGCTTCAGCTGTTGGATTTCTGGACATTTTCTGCTGGAAATCACATGAAGATCactttttacttcctgtctttcagcAAAAATGCAGTTGCGGTTTTAATCCCGACCTTTTTGGTTCCTTGGGCACTTTGTCGGATTTTTAAAGGAAAGAGAGAACACAAGAAATTGTGA
- the LOC137588033 gene encoding zinc finger protein 260-like gives MLFCEVQVCVCLSRVFIAAHVPPSDLLVLEKVFRALVTQRLAAAAEEIVGAVEGLITEKRTLTTPGMPPEQQKSFVHEQLTAVANDIFKILEMVMGGLTGSDCQQDATSKMLKCGWSRLSTHVWETSNPQQNNDTSMETNPELSQYNGSHPQTQRAEKGTSGRMETETQRGDQNIPSSDISEAGSEGSGDSDTELNDKGLKSIKRKGFERQTQVSECCKMCGASQHKGKKIKLHARTISPTNNFQITGQSCCRVCGKVFRYKRSFLKHVLRHERSSDQCGACGKQLDPDESLKLHLQTHNVENICREGRRSECSDTDSSDDWKDSEGTESRECERDRTSLQKPPEAKNRGLKPSGQKNKDVSEMKYRCKVCCKAFCYRASFLKHVQEEERDADVCGVCGERFDSDDSLRLHLQTYIRTNDCEVCGKRFDGLKQLEMHMRTHTGEKPYVCAVCGKAFAQNGNLMGHMRVHTGERPYACSVCGQSFSFKEYMTAHLRIHTGEKPFLCSVCGKGFRQRGTLKTHMMIHTGECTHHCSVCDKKFYKSGALKIHMRSHTGEKPYLCNVCGKRFAASGSLMKHMGAHEGSREHLRRGPEETRSHSREPTHIANESLEF, from the exons ATGCTGTTTTGTGAagtccaggtgtgtgtctgtctctccagAGTCTTCATCGCTGCTCACGTCCCCCCATCAGACCTGCTGGTGTTGGAAAAG GTTTTTAGGGCGCTGGTGACCCAAAGACTGGCGGCAGCTGCGGAGGAGATCGTCGGCGCCGTGGAGGGGCTGATAACCGAGAAGAGGACGCTCACCACACCCG GAATGCCACCTGAACAGCAGAAGTCTTTTGTACATGAGCAACTGACTGCTGTCGCCAATGACATCTTTAAGATCTTGGAGATGGTGATGG GTGGACTAACTGGGTCTGACTGTCAACAGGATGCTACCTCTAAAATGCTGAAATGTGGGTGGAGCAGGCTCTCCACTCACGTCTGGGAAACATCAAATCCACAACAGAATAATGACACATCCATGGAAACAAACCCTGAGTTGAGCCAATACAATGGGTCACATCCTCAAACACAAAGAGCAGAAAAAGGAACCTCAGGTAGGATGGAAACTGAGACACAAAGAGGTGACCAGAACATTCCATCATCTGACATTTCAGAAGCTGGGAGCGAAGGTAGTGGTGATAGTGATACAGAGCTTAATGACAAAGgtttaaaatcaatcaaaagaaaAGGATTTGAAAGACAAACTCAGGTTTCAGAGTGTTGCAAAATGTGTGGAGCATCTCAGCACAAGGGGAAGAAAATTAAACTTCATGCAAGGACAATTTCTCCAACAAACAATTTTCAAATTACGGGACAGAGCTGTTGCAGAGTTTGTGGGAAGGTGTTCCGATACAAACGTTCATTCCTGAAACATGTACTTCGGCACGAAAGGAGCTCCGATCAGTGTGGAGCTTGTGGAAAGCAATTGGACCCTGACGAAAGCTTGAAGCTACATTTGCAAACCCACAACGTGGAGAACATCTGCAGGGAAGGGAGACGATCAGAGTGTTCAGACACTGACAGCAGCGATGACTGGAAAGACAGCGAAGGGACTGAGAGTCGAGAATGCGAGAGAGACAGGACCTCTTTACAGAAGCCGCCAGAAGCGAAAAATCGGGGATTAAAACCAAGTGGCCAAAAAAATAAGGATGTATCAGAAATGAAATATCGATGTAAAGTGTGCTGCAAGGCTTTCTGTTACAGGGCATCTTTTCTGAAGCATGTGCAAGAGGAGGAAAGGGATGCAGATGTTTGCGGCGTGTGTGGCGAGCGGTTTGATTCTGACGACAGTCTGAGGCTTCATCTGCAAACGTACATCCGAACAAATGACTGCGAAGTTTGTGGCAAACGCTTCGATGGCCTCAAACAGCTGGAGATGCacatgagaacccacacaggagagaagccATATGTCTGCGCCGTGTGCGGAAAAGCCTTCGCGCAGAACGGGAACTTGATGGGacacatgagagtccacacCGGGGAGAGGCCGTATGCTTGCAGCGTGTGCGGTCAGAGCTTCAGCTTTAAAGAATACATGACGGCTCATCTGAGGATCCACACGGGGGAGAAGCCGTTTCTCTGTAGCGTCTGCGGGAAAGGATTCAGACAGAGGGGGACCCTGAAAACGCACATGATGATCCACACGGGCGAGTGCACGCACCATTGCAGCGTTTGCGACAAAAAATTCTACAAGAGCGGAGCGTTGAAGATTCACATGAGGTCCCACACGGGGGAGAAGCCGTACCTGTGCAACGTCTGCGGGAAAAGATTTGCGGCGAGCGGCTCCCTGATGAAACACATGGGCGCCCACGAGGGTTCGCGAGAACATCTGCGGCGAGGACCTGAAGAGACACGTTCACACTCAAGGGAACCAACCCACATCGCCAACGAGTCACTCGAGTTTTGA